The Acanthochromis polyacanthus isolate Apoly-LR-REF ecotype Palm Island chromosome 16, KAUST_Apoly_ChrSc, whole genome shotgun sequence genome segment GAAATGCATTAATCAGTTCCATTTACACCAGTAATGTTGCAGTATATACTTGTAATAATGTGTGCTTTTCCGGTTTGAAATTGTAAATGCTTATTTCTGTTGTACAGAAATTCTAGAGGTCACCTTTGTCTCCGCAGAATAAATCTTGTTGGTTTCAAATTATTCAAGTGTATAATACACTGTTAAGTGCTCTTTAAGCACCCTGGCAATAATTTATGAGGAAAGACAAAAGATGGTGTCAAAGCACTGACTGACCTCATTACATGTTTATGCAGTGCAAGTCGATATGTTTCATGCGCTACTTCTGAACTGCTCAAACCTGATTTTACCCTCTAAACTTAAAGGTTCACTCGCATataacaaagcaaacaaaatacaCCTTTAAGCCTAAATAAATTTAACTTTCAGGGGTTTAGTTTTATTGAACtgttgaccaaaaaaaagaatttgaaaGTAATGTGTTTGCATCGTAGTATATTAATGACAACTACACACAGAATAAGAATAAACTTTATCAAAAACTTttcaagggctgcacagtggtttggtggttagcactttcgccttgcagctaggagatccccggtttgtgtcccggccttcctgggatctttctgcatggagttagcatgttctccctgagcatgcatgggttttctctggattctccagcttcctcccacagtccaaaagcataCTGAGGTTctttggtgactctaaattgtccgtagattgttagtctctatatgtagccctgtgatagactggtgacttgtccagggtATTCTCTACCGTCACCTTAAGTCAactaggatagactccagccccctgatgaccctaatgaagattaagcaaTGTATGGATGGAAAaacttttcaaattaaaatgcagGGTTACCTGCTAGAGCTGTTTGTAGAACTGAGTCTAAGTCTCCTACTGAAAAACTTTGCACTGTGCTGTCAGTCCACTGTTGCACCAGCAGTACTGACCAtggtttcttttttcagtcACTTCAATCTGACAGATGCAGCCTGGGGACTCGGGCtaacatggcaaaaaaaaagtaatttctaCTGACCAGAAGACAAAAACGGTGACATTTCTGAATGGAGACATCAAACACATTTTGGATGATGGGAAAGTGGTGAGCACTGTGGCTGCTTTGTCTCTTCTCTAACAGGAATCACTGGCAGCAGAATTATAAGAATCCTTGAAGTCCtattttgttttcactgttgGCACTGACATGACAAAACTTTTCAAACGGCGataatataatatttatttttcctttttattactAAGGTCATGTGCATGTATCTTATAGGTGTATCGCTATGCTGATTCAAAGACAACACAAACCACTTACCCCAGTGGTCTGGAGGTGCTTCACTTCGCGAACAAGCAGATTGATAAGAGAGAAACACAAGCATCTGAACTTACAAATGTACTTTTATCAGAGGACTTCCAGTGTTTACACAATATATGTGTATTGTTTGGTATATTCATTATGTTGTATAAACTTAGTGTACTATAAAACCTCAGAAAATAGGAAGTTGCTCACCGGTACCATTTGTTGAACCTCTCCCACATCCAGCTTCACAAGTCGGTTGGAGTTTCATCCAGTAACTCAAAACTCTGGGCAACCAGTATTTATCGAGCTAGAAATTTGCATAATCTTTGATTTGAGCAGACTCTTTTATGCACTCCCATcatcaaaaaatacaaaagaccAACTGTATTACTTATATTTTTGATGGCAATGTCACCTCAACAATAGGAAAATCCTTCGTGCTCACGCaactaatgtggctaacattaccGTTAGCGTTGATGGTACGCCCAAGTCAGAGCTTTGTTTAAATTGTAAATAGTTTTCTTCTGTAAAGATGTGCATACAGCAACAGTTCAACTGTATGTACAGCTCCTGATAGTGAAACAGGGATAAAAACAGTGTTTATACAGTCAGAGCAGAATGATCTTGAACTGAAAATTAAGAGACACAGACTTGTTGAAATTGCtgtaatctttatttttacataacaTGTAAAACATTGTGAAGGTTTTTGCTCACAGGCAGGACTTCACACAGTCTCCCTGTGCTTTGTAAGGCTTTAAAGTGAGTTTTATCTCATTGTTTAACTGTCCCTCCGGCATCTTCACTGCTCtcattgtgtcttttagtgACTAGCTGGTGAATATAATAAAGCGACCAGCAGCTAATGGACCAAAAATTATTCTTGTGAAttgtggaaaataaaacagagttAAAGAGGGTGAATATTAGGCCTATATTTAGAGGTGGTCAGAAGCATCCAAGGAACCGTAGTGAGCAAGTGTTTGTTGACAAGTTGATCATAACAGTTTAAAGGCAAAATGCCACTGTAACTTACAATTTGTTTCTGCTGCCCCCAAGCAGCTAAAAGAATCTCTTAGCTTAGATTTCAATCAATAGGtcacataaaacaaattaaagcatTCTTTTCCCAGAATGGTTCTGCCATGTCAAAATGGAGATTGATATTTTGAATGAAGACATTATGAAATTTACAAATGTCTTATTTCATACAGAAGTTGAAAATTCAACCAAACTAGATCCTGGTTTTACATTAGCAGTAAATAGTCATCTGGTGGTGTACTGACAAAGGAGGGCATCAGTTTCAACCTAATTTAATGCTGTCAGTTGTTGGTAATCTCtaacagaaaatggaaaatgtgtaCAGACTTCAAGGACTGCTGCTCATAGTGTAGTGTTTCTTTCATAATATGTCTCCTTCGGTAACAGAGAAGCGACACCCTGGGGGGAAGAGAGAGATCCTGTTTCCAGACCAGACCATCAAGTATTTGGAGTCTGACGGCAGC includes the following:
- the si:ch211-140l13.3 gene encoding centromere protein J, which translates into the protein KKVISTDQKTKTVTFLNGDIKHILDDGKVVYRYADSKTTQTTYPSGLEVLHFANKQIEKRHPGGKREILFPDQTIKYLESDGSEKTIFLDGTVIHLSPSGEKMVDFPNGQREVHTSQYKRREYPDGTVKIIYPSGQQETKYASGRVHIRTVKGDCLTT